A genomic stretch from Mya arenaria isolate MELC-2E11 chromosome 10, ASM2691426v1 includes:
- the LOC128206406 gene encoding uncharacterized protein LOC128206406 isoform X2, with protein METVKQFDLPPEAYPRYRFTCQHVQRLNRKSHKLIKKCGISNDSPPEFGNVIVNVFCRKDENLLELQHIHFKELDKDKVIETHMSMKRFKKKVFTNMKEGFKTPIIFVASSNAYSKSREIPEFFGRLVILINDNPTSQKDYSKAGDAHIWVSTKESFAEDASDMLEMYVLGHVKERTELLYVMSNACNNRDYFNKLNKFNMSGAKTPVTPIKMTKTFYGEDAAMSSSFDRQVSMDVRGFLTVTPDEHLQLVDDLRQSILDLHGEILCMYARSNVHESEKPKSRNIGTKVDHCIADAIFNEVEEIKTMGNRFGTFVFFVENAERYDEEQKQQVIHRLNECLEKKTIHLGNYLVRFGTKEIRLSDNICRVGSKVVTAGSSFGTLGGFAEQFEGIVTSTCAITAKHVVENPDLKVFKIERANRKDTIVANILRPRQDLVQLYPVDICAARIMEKDMTVCRKKQRNADFEESESNVLTFEGQDRSELQGLPVHIWGATSNPGHGKITVANLYEKHQKYMVGIEDLETSSDSDEEGASAGASHTTGNLVFAKEGDSGAIVCADQFIRGKTAVNAISILTGEKTHDDERRVRAKSNSATQDEQNYTVTPNTPTTKGKKMYVSFQLEEGLRQLSQMHNCDFEFC; from the exons ATGGAAACCGTTAAGCAGTTCGATTTGCCACCGGAGGCGTATCCAAGATACCGGTTTACGTGTCAGCATGTTCAGCGACTAAACAGAAAAAGCCACAAACTCATTAAAAAATGTGGCATTTCAAACGATTCACCGCCAGAATTCGGAAATGTTATTGTCAACGTATTTTGTCGAAAAGACGAAAATCTTCTTGAACTAcaacacattcattttaaagaattgGATAAAGACAAAGTTATTGAAACGCATATGTCGATgaaaaggtttaagaaaaaagtttTTACGAACATGAAAGAAGGATTCAAAACGCCCATCATATTTGTTGCGTCATCAAACGCATACAGCAAATCGAGAGAAATACCGGAATTCTTTGGACGTTTGGTAATATTAATCAATGATAATCCGACGAGCCAAAAGGATTACTCGAAGGCCGGAGACGCACATATCTGGGTTTCAACGAAGGAATCATTTGCAGAAGATGCTAGTGACATGCTCGAAATGTATGTACTAGGTCATGTCAAGGAAAGAACTGAACTACTATATGTGATGTCTAACGCATGTAATAACAGAgattattttaacaaacttaACAAGTTCAACATGTCTGGAGCAAAAACACCAGTCACTCcaattaaaatgacaaagacATTCTACGGAGAAGACGCAGCTATGTCCAGCAGCTTTGATCGACAGG taagcATGGATGTTCGTGGCTTTTTGACAGTTACTCCAGACGAACATTTACAACTTGTCGATGATCTTCGACAGTCAATACTAGACCTACATGGAGAAATATTGTGTATGTACGCACGCAGCAACGTACACGAGAGTGAAAAGCCTAAATCCAGGAACATCGGAACAAAAGTGGACCATTGC ATTGCTGATGCAATATTTAACGAGGTTGAAGAAATCAAAACGATGGGAAACAGGTTCGGAACATTTGTATTCTTTGTAGAAAATGCTGAAAGATACGACgaagaacaaaaacaacaagtaATACATAGACTAAATGAGTGTCTTGAAAAAAAGACCATTCATCTAGGCAATTATCTTGTAAGATTTGGCACAAAAGAAATTAGGTTGAGTGACAACATCTGTAGAGTAGGGAGTAAGGTTGTCACTGCAGGATCCAGTTTTGGGACTTTGGGTGGTTTTGCAGAACAATTCGAAGGTATAGTTACGAGCACATGCGCTATCACAGCAAAACATGTTGTAGAAAACCCCGACCTGAAGGTTTTCAAAATTGAGCGTGCGAATAGAAAGGATACCATCGTAGCCAATATTCTAAGGCCAAGGCAAGACCTAGTTCAGCTTTATCCTGTTGATATTTGCGCAGCACGGATTATGGAGAAAGATATGACAGTATGCAGAAAAAAGCAAAGGAATGCTGATTTTGAAGAAAGCGAAAGCAATGTGCTAACATTCGAAGGACAAGACAGAAGTGAACTTCAAGGTTTACCTGTACACATTTGGGGAGCGACCTCGAATCCCGGACACGGAAAAATAACCGTTGCAAACTTATAcgaaaaacatcaaaaatataTGGTCGGAATAGAAGATTTAGAAACATCCAGTGATTCTGATGAAGAAGGTGCGTCAGCTGGAGCTTCACATACCACTGGTAACCTGGTATTCGCGAAAGAGGGAGATAGCGGGGCTATAGTTTGTGCCGATCAGTTTATCAGAGGCAAGACTGCTGTTAATGCCATTTCAATTCTAACTGGTGAGAAAACGCATGATGATGAACGAAGAGTAAGAGCGAAGAGCAACAGTGCTACACAAGATGAACAAAACTACACAGTGACTCCGAATACACCAACAACAAAGGGCAAGAAGATGTATGTGTCCTTTCAGCTTGAGGAAGGTTTACGGCAACTGAGTCAGATGCACAACTGTGATTTTGAGTTCTGTTGA
- the LOC128206406 gene encoding uncharacterized protein LOC128206406 isoform X1, whose product MKFWTKKQLIMETVKQFDLPPEAYPRYRFTCQHVQRLNRKSHKLIKKCGISNDSPPEFGNVIVNVFCRKDENLLELQHIHFKELDKDKVIETHMSMKRFKKKVFTNMKEGFKTPIIFVASSNAYSKSREIPEFFGRLVILINDNPTSQKDYSKAGDAHIWVSTKESFAEDASDMLEMYVLGHVKERTELLYVMSNACNNRDYFNKLNKFNMSGAKTPVTPIKMTKTFYGEDAAMSSSFDRQVSMDVRGFLTVTPDEHLQLVDDLRQSILDLHGEILCMYARSNVHESEKPKSRNIGTKVDHCIADAIFNEVEEIKTMGNRFGTFVFFVENAERYDEEQKQQVIHRLNECLEKKTIHLGNYLVRFGTKEIRLSDNICRVGSKVVTAGSSFGTLGGFAEQFEGIVTSTCAITAKHVVENPDLKVFKIERANRKDTIVANILRPRQDLVQLYPVDICAARIMEKDMTVCRKKQRNADFEESESNVLTFEGQDRSELQGLPVHIWGATSNPGHGKITVANLYEKHQKYMVGIEDLETSSDSDEEGASAGASHTTGNLVFAKEGDSGAIVCADQFIRGKTAVNAISILTGEKTHDDERRVRAKSNSATQDEQNYTVTPNTPTTKGKKMYVSFQLEEGLRQLSQMHNCDFEFC is encoded by the exons atgaaattttGGACTAAAAAG CAACTAATAATGGAAACCGTTAAGCAGTTCGATTTGCCACCGGAGGCGTATCCAAGATACCGGTTTACGTGTCAGCATGTTCAGCGACTAAACAGAAAAAGCCACAAACTCATTAAAAAATGTGGCATTTCAAACGATTCACCGCCAGAATTCGGAAATGTTATTGTCAACGTATTTTGTCGAAAAGACGAAAATCTTCTTGAACTAcaacacattcattttaaagaattgGATAAAGACAAAGTTATTGAAACGCATATGTCGATgaaaaggtttaagaaaaaagtttTTACGAACATGAAAGAAGGATTCAAAACGCCCATCATATTTGTTGCGTCATCAAACGCATACAGCAAATCGAGAGAAATACCGGAATTCTTTGGACGTTTGGTAATATTAATCAATGATAATCCGACGAGCCAAAAGGATTACTCGAAGGCCGGAGACGCACATATCTGGGTTTCAACGAAGGAATCATTTGCAGAAGATGCTAGTGACATGCTCGAAATGTATGTACTAGGTCATGTCAAGGAAAGAACTGAACTACTATATGTGATGTCTAACGCATGTAATAACAGAgattattttaacaaacttaACAAGTTCAACATGTCTGGAGCAAAAACACCAGTCACTCcaattaaaatgacaaagacATTCTACGGAGAAGACGCAGCTATGTCCAGCAGCTTTGATCGACAGG taagcATGGATGTTCGTGGCTTTTTGACAGTTACTCCAGACGAACATTTACAACTTGTCGATGATCTTCGACAGTCAATACTAGACCTACATGGAGAAATATTGTGTATGTACGCACGCAGCAACGTACACGAGAGTGAAAAGCCTAAATCCAGGAACATCGGAACAAAAGTGGACCATTGC ATTGCTGATGCAATATTTAACGAGGTTGAAGAAATCAAAACGATGGGAAACAGGTTCGGAACATTTGTATTCTTTGTAGAAAATGCTGAAAGATACGACgaagaacaaaaacaacaagtaATACATAGACTAAATGAGTGTCTTGAAAAAAAGACCATTCATCTAGGCAATTATCTTGTAAGATTTGGCACAAAAGAAATTAGGTTGAGTGACAACATCTGTAGAGTAGGGAGTAAGGTTGTCACTGCAGGATCCAGTTTTGGGACTTTGGGTGGTTTTGCAGAACAATTCGAAGGTATAGTTACGAGCACATGCGCTATCACAGCAAAACATGTTGTAGAAAACCCCGACCTGAAGGTTTTCAAAATTGAGCGTGCGAATAGAAAGGATACCATCGTAGCCAATATTCTAAGGCCAAGGCAAGACCTAGTTCAGCTTTATCCTGTTGATATTTGCGCAGCACGGATTATGGAGAAAGATATGACAGTATGCAGAAAAAAGCAAAGGAATGCTGATTTTGAAGAAAGCGAAAGCAATGTGCTAACATTCGAAGGACAAGACAGAAGTGAACTTCAAGGTTTACCTGTACACATTTGGGGAGCGACCTCGAATCCCGGACACGGAAAAATAACCGTTGCAAACTTATAcgaaaaacatcaaaaatataTGGTCGGAATAGAAGATTTAGAAACATCCAGTGATTCTGATGAAGAAGGTGCGTCAGCTGGAGCTTCACATACCACTGGTAACCTGGTATTCGCGAAAGAGGGAGATAGCGGGGCTATAGTTTGTGCCGATCAGTTTATCAGAGGCAAGACTGCTGTTAATGCCATTTCAATTCTAACTGGTGAGAAAACGCATGATGATGAACGAAGAGTAAGAGCGAAGAGCAACAGTGCTACACAAGATGAACAAAACTACACAGTGACTCCGAATACACCAACAACAAAGGGCAAGAAGATGTATGTGTCCTTTCAGCTTGAGGAAGGTTTACGGCAACTGAGTCAGATGCACAACTGTGATTTTGAGTTCTGTTGA